One Nitrospira sp. DNA window includes the following coding sequences:
- a CDS encoding Cell division inhibitor SulA has product MKIIVTGGTGFIGRALINELAGQRHEVVVLTRKAGRPSQSSVRFVEWDARSTGPWQAELASAHAVVNLAGAPIAEGRWTESRKQLLLNSRILATRLLVDAVARRSTTLPMLVSASGIGYYGASDDRLLDERSSLGEGFLANLSAAWEAEALRASQFGTRVVLLRTGMVLEQDGGALPKMLLPFRLFAGGPILPGAQWVSWIHRRDLIGLIQWAIATPTVSGPVNAVAPGAVTMTTFCSTLGKVLHRPSWLPVPGLALRVALGELGTLMTTGQRVQPAKALAGGYDFRYPTLEPALRAILAKEDRP; this is encoded by the coding sequence ATGAAAATCATCGTGACCGGCGGAACAGGCTTCATCGGTCGTGCTTTGATCAATGAGTTGGCCGGACAGCGCCATGAGGTGGTCGTCTTGACCCGCAAGGCCGGTCGCCCCTCTCAGTCGTCGGTTCGTTTTGTGGAATGGGACGCGCGTTCTACGGGACCCTGGCAGGCCGAGCTGGCCTCGGCCCATGCAGTAGTCAACCTGGCCGGCGCGCCGATCGCCGAAGGACGATGGACGGAGTCCCGCAAGCAGCTTCTGCTTAACAGCCGAATTCTCGCCACCAGGCTTCTGGTGGACGCGGTAGCCCGCCGGTCCACAACCCTCCCCATGTTGGTCAGCGCCTCGGGCATTGGCTATTACGGAGCGAGCGACGATCGCCTGCTGGACGAGCGTTCCTCCCTCGGCGAGGGCTTTCTCGCCAATCTGTCTGCGGCCTGGGAAGCTGAAGCGCTGCGCGCCAGTCAGTTCGGGACGCGCGTCGTCCTGTTGAGAACCGGAATGGTCCTCGAACAGGATGGCGGCGCGCTACCGAAGATGCTCTTGCCGTTTCGCCTCTTTGCCGGAGGACCTATCCTGCCTGGGGCGCAGTGGGTGTCTTGGATCCATCGGCGCGATCTCATCGGCCTCATCCAATGGGCGATCGCGACGCCGACGGTTTCCGGTCCGGTGAATGCGGTGGCTCCCGGGGCGGTCACGATGACCACGTTCTGCTCGACTCTCGGGAAGGTTCTGCATCGCCCATCGTGGCTTCCTGTTCCTGGCCTGGCGCTACGTGTGGCGCTGGGGGAGCTGGGGACGTTGATGACGACCGGTCAACGAGTGCAGCCGGCGAAAGCGCTTGCCGGAGGATATGACTTTCGCTATCCGACGCTGGAACCGGCCTTGCGCGCCATCCTGGCTAAGGAAGACCGGCCATGA
- a CDS encoding LSU ribosomal protein L9p produces MKVILQETLEGVGDLGDLLDVSNGFARNYLLPRKKAVEANSRNIKEFEHAKRAAAEKAKKERLEIEAHGKKISAVSLTIFAQVGKDDKMFGSVTAKDIAEGLAEQGFTVDRRKIQLAQPIKELGTFAIAIKLPREVTATIAVHVVKKQEEPEAAATA; encoded by the coding sequence ATGAAGGTGATTCTCCAAGAAACCCTCGAAGGCGTGGGAGACCTCGGCGACCTTTTGGATGTCTCTAACGGGTTTGCCCGGAACTATCTCTTGCCTCGTAAGAAAGCTGTTGAAGCCAACAGCCGGAACATCAAAGAGTTCGAACATGCCAAGCGGGCCGCAGCCGAGAAGGCGAAGAAGGAACGATTGGAAATCGAGGCCCATGGCAAGAAGATCTCGGCGGTCTCGCTGACGATCTTCGCCCAGGTCGGAAAAGACGACAAGATGTTCGGATCCGTGACGGCCAAGGATATCGCAGAAGGACTGGCAGAGCAGGGGTTCACAGTGGATCGCCGCAAGATCCAGCTGGCGCAGCCCATCAAGGAACTCGGGACCTTCGCCATCGCGATCAAGCTGCCACGCGAAGTGACCGCCACCATTGCGGTCCATGTGGTGAAAAAACAAGAAGAGCCGGAAGCAGCCGCGACGGCCTAG
- a CDS encoding Serine hydroxymethyltransferase, producing the protein MQDLIGSLDALKSTDPETYEAIRAEEQRQRDKLLLIASENFASPAVLAAQGSLMTNKYAEGYPGKRYYGGCQHVDTVETLAIERAKQIFGAEHVNVQPHSGSQANMAAYLAVLKPGDTILGLDLAQGGHLTHGSKVNFSGTIFRAFSYGVDRRTETIDYAAVQKIAEECRPRMLVVGASAYARTLDFPKFQEIAKSVGAYLLVDIAHIAGLIAAGLHPSPVPYADFVTTTTHKTLRGPRGGVTMCKAEHAKAVDKIIFPGLQGGPLMHVIAAKAVAFKEALSPAFKRYQQQVVANARTLAQELLDRGYKIVSGGTDTHLMLVNLTNKGLTGKEADAALDAAGIIVNKNAVPYDEKPPAVASGIRIGSPIVSTRGMREADMREIVALIDRVLQHPQDQQVQAEVRAQAKTLCNRFPIFHAYDSSPA; encoded by the coding sequence ATGCAGGATCTGATCGGTTCGTTGGATGCGCTGAAATCGACCGACCCCGAGACGTACGAGGCCATCAGGGCGGAGGAGCAGCGCCAGCGCGACAAGCTGCTGTTGATCGCATCGGAGAACTTCGCCAGTCCGGCGGTCCTGGCGGCTCAAGGCAGCCTCATGACCAACAAATACGCCGAAGGCTATCCAGGCAAGCGCTATTATGGCGGTTGTCAGCATGTCGATACGGTTGAAACCCTGGCCATCGAACGGGCCAAACAGATCTTTGGGGCAGAGCACGTCAACGTGCAACCCCATTCCGGATCGCAAGCCAACATGGCCGCATACCTGGCCGTCCTCAAACCAGGCGATACGATTCTCGGCCTCGACCTGGCCCAAGGGGGTCACTTGACCCACGGGAGCAAGGTGAATTTCTCCGGGACCATCTTTCGCGCATTTTCCTATGGCGTCGATCGCCGGACGGAAACCATCGACTACGCGGCGGTCCAGAAGATCGCCGAGGAATGCCGGCCGCGCATGTTGGTGGTCGGAGCCAGCGCCTATGCCCGCACGCTCGACTTTCCCAAGTTCCAGGAGATCGCCAAGTCGGTGGGTGCCTATCTACTGGTCGATATCGCGCACATTGCCGGACTGATCGCGGCAGGCCTGCATCCGAGCCCCGTCCCCTATGCCGACTTCGTGACCACCACGACCCACAAGACCCTGCGCGGTCCTCGCGGCGGCGTGACCATGTGCAAGGCCGAACATGCCAAGGCCGTGGACAAGATCATTTTCCCCGGCCTGCAGGGCGGCCCGCTCATGCATGTGATTGCCGCCAAGGCGGTCGCCTTCAAGGAAGCCCTGTCGCCGGCGTTCAAGCGGTATCAACAACAAGTCGTCGCCAACGCGCGCACCCTGGCGCAGGAGTTGCTCGACCGCGGCTACAAGATCGTATCGGGCGGCACCGATACCCACCTGATGCTCGTGAACTTGACCAACAAGGGTCTCACCGGCAAGGAAGCCGATGCCGCCCTGGACGCCGCCGGCATCATCGTCAACAAAAATGCCGTCCCCTACGATGAGAAACCGCCGGCCGTGGCGAGCGGCATCCGGATCGGCAGCCCCATCGTCTCGACCCGCGGCATGCGCGAGGCGGACATGCGCGAGATCGTGGCGCTCATCGACCGCGTGTTGCAGCACCCGCAGGACCAGCAGGTGCAGGCTGAGGTGCGGGCGCAGGCAAAAACCTTGTGCAATCGTTTCCCCATCTTTCATGCCTACGATTCGTCTCCCGCTTAG
- a CDS encoding Transcriptional regulator — MIRVWERRFGLLKPMRGANRYRNYSDEDVALLRYLKELLDAGASIGDLARVGREELLGRMRAAAPRATIVDNTFSRLLRELLSALDPFDRITFEKRLNGAVAVVPFEEALHGILLPLQEQVGQLWHDGHVNIAIEHYVTKQIQQKIFSAMNQLPVAEFGAKVVVACPPDEEHDIAALAVAYRCRVRGCRVYYLGANVPVSALTNLCRKVKPDITILSFPRSLPEGTATELIQSLSEELRPVSTVMVGGHGALVMHDQFSKSGIHVLEDFGELDEKLDQLTRRFTIPG, encoded by the coding sequence GTGATCCGGGTCTGGGAGCGCCGATTTGGGCTCCTCAAACCAATGAGAGGGGCCAATCGCTATCGCAATTATTCCGATGAAGACGTCGCGCTGCTGCGCTACCTGAAAGAGCTGTTGGATGCGGGCGCGTCGATCGGTGACCTGGCCAGAGTGGGGCGGGAGGAATTGTTGGGCCGCATGCGAGCGGCCGCGCCGCGCGCCACCATCGTCGACAATACATTCAGCAGGCTTTTGCGGGAGTTGCTGTCGGCACTGGACCCCTTCGACCGAATCACGTTCGAAAAAAGATTGAACGGCGCCGTCGCGGTGGTTCCATTTGAGGAAGCGCTCCATGGCATCTTACTGCCTCTTCAGGAGCAGGTTGGGCAGCTGTGGCACGATGGTCATGTGAACATTGCCATCGAGCATTACGTGACGAAGCAAATCCAGCAGAAGATTTTCTCCGCCATGAATCAGCTGCCCGTGGCCGAGTTCGGCGCCAAAGTGGTCGTGGCCTGCCCACCCGACGAGGAACACGACATCGCCGCCTTGGCCGTCGCCTATCGATGCCGCGTGCGCGGATGTCGTGTCTACTATCTGGGAGCCAACGTCCCCGTTTCCGCCCTCACGAACCTCTGCCGCAAGGTGAAGCCGGATATCACCATCCTTTCTTTCCCGCGCTCTCTTCCCGAGGGCACGGCGACGGAGTTGATTCAATCCCTCTCTGAGGAATTGAGGCCCGTCTCCACGGTCATGGTCGGTGGCCACGGAGCGCTCGTAATGCACGATCAGTTTTCGAAATCTGGCATCCATGTCCTGGAAGATTTCGGCGAATTGGATGAGAAGTTGGATCAACTCACGAGGCGATTTACCATTCCAGGATGA
- a CDS encoding Two-component transcriptional response regulator, NarL/FixJ family, producing the protein MEKIKVLIADDHRVVREGLAAILKTKEDINVVGEAQDGAEAVEKTRTLMPDVILMDVSMPRMGGVEATRQIKREFPHMGIVALTMYEEQQYIFDLVRAGATGYLLKDSESSQIVAAIRAIYRGESLIHPSVASKILAEFSLMAQKKGKKPAWVEHDLTEREITVLRLVADGKTNKEIANSLDLSEKTVKNHVRNIFHKLQVYDRTQAAILAIRKGLIELEPRP; encoded by the coding sequence ATGGAAAAAATTAAGGTCCTGATTGCCGATGATCACCGCGTCGTTCGCGAGGGTCTTGCCGCCATCCTCAAGACCAAAGAGGACATCAACGTGGTTGGGGAAGCGCAGGACGGCGCGGAGGCCGTGGAAAAAACCAGGACCCTCATGCCGGATGTCATCCTGATGGATGTCAGCATGCCGCGCATGGGCGGCGTAGAGGCCACCAGACAGATCAAACGAGAATTCCCCCACATGGGCATCGTGGCCCTGACGATGTATGAAGAGCAGCAGTACATCTTCGATCTCGTACGGGCCGGCGCCACCGGCTATCTTCTCAAGGATTCGGAATCGTCACAAATCGTGGCGGCCATTCGAGCGATTTACCGGGGCGAGTCCCTGATCCATCCGTCGGTGGCGAGCAAGATCCTCGCCGAGTTTTCCCTCATGGCACAAAAGAAAGGGAAAAAACCGGCTTGGGTCGAACATGACCTGACAGAACGTGAGATTACGGTCTTGCGGCTCGTCGCAGACGGAAAGACCAATAAAGAAATTGCCAACAGTTTGGACCTGAGCGAAAAGACCGTGAAGAACCACGTCCGCAATATCTTTCACAAGCTTCAGGTGTATGACCGTACGCAAGCCGCCATATTAGCGATTCGCAAGGGACTCATCGAATTGGAGCCCAGACCATAA
- a CDS encoding Putative DNA-binding protein — MRSQTVLQIGLGIILAAGAVPIAGATDTSGDNKDMVLIPKGEFTMGSNEHSDEFRHQVVLDAYLIDKFETSNARYKEFMKATSHPAPAYWDDPRLSKPEQPVVGVSWTDANAFCKWDGKRLPTEAEWEKAAKGPEGDNHYPWGHHLDPKKANYGQNVGHTTPVDSYPEGVSGYGVYNMAGNVFEWVEDWYDPKSYNTSHALNPRGAEKGYNFANQGPVRVLRGGSWLAPETSLHTSHRFWNQPENNSYGVGLGFRCAKSAQTVSDEAVQAGRDAFIQALVSMGAEKNADAMASIEKALAADPNNKEYQATRNLIKKSMKK; from the coding sequence ATGCGGAGTCAAACGGTTCTTCAGATCGGATTGGGAATCATACTGGCGGCAGGCGCAGTACCCATCGCAGGTGCGACGGACACGTCAGGCGATAATAAGGACATGGTGCTTATCCCGAAAGGTGAGTTCACCATGGGGAGCAACGAACATTCGGACGAGTTCAGGCACCAAGTGGTGCTTGATGCCTACCTGATCGACAAGTTCGAAACCTCGAATGCGCGCTACAAAGAGTTCATGAAGGCGACCAGCCACCCCGCGCCGGCCTACTGGGATGATCCTCGGCTCAGCAAGCCTGAGCAGCCTGTGGTTGGTGTGAGTTGGACGGATGCGAACGCCTTCTGCAAGTGGGACGGCAAGCGGCTGCCCACCGAGGCGGAATGGGAAAAGGCAGCCAAAGGCCCTGAGGGCGACAACCATTATCCCTGGGGGCATCACCTCGATCCGAAGAAAGCCAACTACGGGCAGAATGTGGGCCATACCACGCCGGTGGATTCCTACCCTGAAGGCGTGAGCGGGTATGGGGTCTATAACATGGCCGGGAATGTCTTCGAATGGGTCGAGGACTGGTATGACCCGAAGTCTTACAATACCAGCCACGCGTTGAATCCTCGCGGTGCCGAGAAGGGCTACAACTTTGCCAATCAAGGCCCGGTGCGAGTGTTGCGTGGCGGCTCCTGGTTGGCGCCTGAAACCTCATTACATACCAGCCACCGGTTCTGGAATCAGCCGGAAAACAACTCCTATGGCGTGGGACTGGGATTCCGTTGCGCGAAATCAGCCCAGACCGTTTCAGACGAAGCCGTGCAGGCGGGACGCGATGCGTTCATCCAGGCGCTGGTGAGCATGGGGGCGGAAAAGAATGCCGATGCCATGGCTTCCATCGAGAAGGCGTTGGCCGCAGATCCCAATAATAAAGAGTATCAAGCTACCCGGAATCTCATCAAAAAGAGCATGAAGAAGTAA
- a CDS encoding UDP-3-O-[3-hydroxymyristoyl] N-acetylglucosamine deacetylase: MRFQQTIGSPVSCSGIGLHSGQPVTLTLRPAPPNTGIVFVYRNGSGETLLPAAVSNKVPTELCTAISVNGHQVKTIEHLLAALVGMEIDNVYAEVDAGEIPVLDGSASPFVRLIRTAGVIPQARRQSYVKITQPIEVTDGARRVRIEPSSTPRITYSIHYDHPLIQTQSYSYTCSAAAFEQEIATARTFGFLHEVQALWSRGLGKGGTLDNTVVLSEEGVVNQTGLRFPNEFVRHKVLDLIGDIALLGFPFIGHIVAERSGHAMHTRLVEQILAQRDKWVLITSDPSTAVTESRPSIGLLRPAPSLAV, translated from the coding sequence GTGCGGTTTCAGCAAACGATCGGATCTCCAGTTTCCTGCTCCGGCATCGGCCTCCATTCAGGCCAACCGGTCACACTGACTCTTCGTCCAGCTCCTCCTAATACAGGTATCGTCTTCGTGTATCGAAACGGCTCCGGAGAGACGCTTCTTCCTGCCGCCGTATCCAACAAAGTTCCGACTGAACTCTGCACAGCCATCAGTGTCAATGGTCACCAGGTCAAGACCATCGAACACCTTCTGGCAGCCTTGGTCGGGATGGAAATCGACAATGTCTACGCAGAAGTCGACGCGGGAGAAATCCCGGTTCTGGATGGAAGCGCCAGCCCGTTTGTGCGCCTCATTCGCACGGCCGGCGTGATTCCCCAAGCCCGTCGGCAGTCCTATGTGAAAATTACGCAGCCCATTGAAGTTACGGACGGAGCCCGTCGCGTCAGAATCGAACCTTCTTCAACGCCGCGGATTACCTACTCCATCCACTACGACCATCCGCTGATTCAAACCCAGTCGTACAGCTACACCTGTTCCGCAGCGGCGTTCGAGCAGGAAATTGCAACGGCTCGGACGTTCGGCTTTCTGCACGAAGTCCAGGCCCTCTGGTCACGAGGTCTCGGGAAAGGCGGGACGCTGGATAATACGGTCGTGCTGTCGGAAGAGGGTGTCGTCAATCAAACCGGCTTGCGGTTCCCCAATGAGTTTGTCCGGCACAAGGTGCTGGACTTGATCGGAGACATCGCCCTCCTCGGTTTCCCCTTCATCGGCCATATCGTGGCCGAGCGCTCCGGTCACGCCATGCACACTCGACTCGTCGAACAAATCCTCGCTCAACGCGACAAATGGGTGCTGATCACGTCGGATCCTTCAACGGCCGTCACGGAATCGCGCCCCTCCATCGGATTGCTTCGTCCGGCTCCATCCCTCGCCGTCTAA
- a CDS encoding P-type ATPase, protein MKYITMITIANGFAILLNAVDLQAGPIDPSLHPHPEKLQMVHEAEHSVDHAWEVYHRAALGGTVASPDLQAQIEQHLHDARTLVTQAQEAADRGESRKVERLVGEIKHHTAQAIAGSKEQKK, encoded by the coding sequence ATGAAGTACATCACCATGATCACCATCGCGAATGGTTTCGCCATACTCTTGAATGCGGTGGATCTACAGGCCGGGCCTATAGATCCCAGTCTCCATCCTCATCCGGAGAAGCTTCAGATGGTACATGAGGCGGAACATAGCGTGGACCATGCCTGGGAGGTCTACCATCGCGCGGCGCTGGGAGGCACCGTGGCGTCGCCCGATCTTCAGGCACAGATCGAACAGCACTTGCATGATGCCAGAACCCTCGTGACCCAGGCGCAAGAGGCCGCTGATCGGGGAGAGAGTCGCAAGGTAGAGCGCCTCGTCGGTGAAATCAAGCATCATACGGCCCAGGCAATCGCGGGGAGCAAGGAGCAGAAGAAATGA
- a CDS encoding Histidine kinase, with translation MRPKRRRSPGATHVVIIGAGRGGTALMEIFANDPLVRIVGVADTSPQAPGIGLARRLKIRVTRDYRQLLKMEPVDLVIDVSGNPEVGEYLQDIRRMGVAVIGGASAKFMWQLIEARIRATAEIEKTLNKYQSLYRLYVKETGAAVTEERTRIACEIHDGLVQSLAGVNFKLELSQELIRKNPKASLATLRESKAQLKLAIQEARQVIFNLRPLHYDKMELIPALTNYLKSYETQYHIKTAFSVTGDETILFPRTKIFLFRIVQEALSNVQKHAKADRVSVQLDIRVDLLEVAITDNGIGFDMDTVLRDPEKWDHFGIRGILERARLVGGEATIDSKKGQGTRIVLRVPLADKETIRNGKN, from the coding sequence TTGCGACCCAAGAGGCGACGATCGCCCGGGGCCACGCATGTCGTCATCATCGGCGCCGGTCGCGGCGGGACGGCCTTGATGGAAATCTTCGCCAATGATCCGTTGGTCCGGATCGTCGGCGTGGCGGACACCAGTCCCCAAGCCCCCGGTATCGGACTCGCCAGACGGCTCAAGATCCGCGTGACGCGTGATTATCGGCAACTGTTGAAAATGGAACCGGTCGATCTGGTCATCGACGTCTCCGGCAACCCCGAGGTCGGCGAATACCTGCAGGACATCCGCCGCATGGGTGTCGCGGTGATCGGCGGAGCCAGCGCCAAGTTTATGTGGCAATTGATCGAGGCCCGCATCCGCGCGACCGCCGAAATCGAAAAGACCTTGAATAAGTACCAGTCGCTCTATCGGCTCTACGTGAAGGAAACCGGGGCGGCAGTGACGGAGGAGCGAACCCGCATTGCCTGTGAAATCCACGACGGGCTGGTCCAGAGCCTCGCCGGCGTCAACTTCAAACTGGAACTGTCGCAAGAGCTGATCCGAAAAAATCCCAAGGCCAGCCTGGCGACCCTTCGCGAATCCAAGGCGCAGTTGAAACTGGCGATCCAGGAAGCCAGGCAAGTCATTTTCAACCTGCGCCCGCTCCACTACGACAAGATGGAGTTGATCCCCGCACTGACCAACTATCTCAAGTCCTACGAGACGCAGTACCATATCAAGACCGCATTCTCCGTCACCGGAGACGAGACGATCCTGTTCCCTCGCACCAAGATTTTCCTGTTTCGGATCGTGCAAGAGGCGTTGAGCAACGTGCAGAAGCACGCCAAGGCCGATCGCGTGTCGGTTCAGCTCGACATCCGTGTGGACCTGCTCGAGGTGGCCATCACCGACAACGGCATCGGGTTCGACATGGATACGGTCCTCCGCGACCCCGAAAAATGGGACCACTTCGGTATTCGAGGCATCCTGGAACGGGCCAGACTGGTGGGCGGAGAAGCTACGATCGATTCCAAGAAGGGACAGGGCACACGAATCGTGCTGCGTGTCCCGCTAGCCGACAAGGAGACGATTCGCAATGGAAAAAATTAA
- a CDS encoding Ribonucleotide reductase transcriptional regulator NrdR — MKCPFCDDVEDKVVDSRMAKEGEVIRRRRECLSCKRRYTTYERVEETMPVVVKKDGRREPFDRVKIVSGLKKACEKRPISTATIEAVTDRIEKRIQEMGETEIVSTSIGEEVMKELSQLDQVAYVRFASVYRDFKDIDQFMDEIKALAQQRRER; from the coding sequence GTGAAGTGTCCTTTCTGCGACGATGTCGAGGACAAGGTCGTCGATTCCCGGATGGCCAAGGAAGGCGAGGTCATCCGGCGGCGGCGCGAATGCTTGTCCTGCAAGCGCCGCTATACCACCTACGAACGCGTGGAAGAAACCATGCCGGTCGTCGTGAAGAAAGACGGACGCCGGGAGCCGTTCGATCGGGTAAAAATAGTCTCGGGCCTCAAGAAGGCCTGTGAAAAACGTCCGATCAGCACCGCCACCATCGAAGCGGTGACCGATCGCATCGAGAAGCGAATTCAGGAGATGGGCGAGACCGAAATCGTGAGCACCTCCATCGGCGAGGAAGTCATGAAGGAACTGTCGCAGCTCGATCAGGTCGCCTATGTCCGCTTCGCCTCCGTGTATCGGGACTTCAAAGACATCGACCAGTTCATGGACGAAATCAAAGCCCTGGCGCAGCAACGCCGGGAACGGTAA
- a CDS encoding Ribonuclease HI yields MSSLRAIHIYTDGSCLGNPGPGGWAYIIQDGERRLEGSGHCAETTNNRMEMTAAIEALKLLLPSQSIILHSDSQLLIKTMTLGWKRKKNQDLWAELDQLAGRHQISWQWVRGHNGHPENEACDSLAQRAASIAASSRGEQAQKGRYAPPEDRSFPY; encoded by the coding sequence GTGAGTTCGTTACGCGCCATTCACATCTATACCGACGGGAGTTGCCTCGGGAATCCCGGTCCCGGAGGGTGGGCCTATATCATTCAGGATGGTGAGCGTCGGTTGGAGGGATCCGGCCACTGTGCCGAGACCACGAACAACCGCATGGAAATGACAGCCGCCATCGAAGCCTTGAAGCTCCTGCTTCCTTCCCAATCGATCATTCTCCATTCGGATTCGCAACTGCTGATCAAGACCATGACCTTGGGCTGGAAACGGAAGAAAAACCAAGACCTCTGGGCTGAATTGGATCAACTCGCAGGCCGGCACCAGATCAGCTGGCAGTGGGTGCGCGGTCACAACGGCCATCCGGAAAACGAAGCGTGCGACAGCCTTGCGCAACGGGCCGCTTCCATCGCCGCATCTTCGCGTGGAGAGCAGGCTCAGAAAGGACGGTATGCACCTCCTGAAGATCGGTCGTTTCCATATTAA